The DNA window cttcgtcgcggcgcgaacgtcgcgcgcggcgttgattagagagcagtagggaggcggggtgtagaTGATCTCAGACGGTCGTGGAGaatgtctagctggtggagcggcagccgtaattacgcggaggcgcgcggtgccgaagggaggacaggagcggtcagtcggttttcacgggtacctcttgtcccgcacccgcCAAAGACGCTTGGACacctgcactcagctgctctccagaagccgcagattcgactggctggacaccattgtcactggagatgacaAATTGGTCCtttacgtcaaccacacccacaaatgTGCGTGGCGCGCTggcggatcctttcgtgaaaggtgaaatccatgagaagaaggtcatgctgagcgtctggcggggagttcatggatgctaccgtttcgaactgctgccggacaacacgacagctaccgccgaggtctactgcgctcaactgcaaagactggctgacaagatccgcaaggagcacccgaagctcgacaacgttcgcctgctgcacgcaCCCTCACaccgcgaagaagacttcccagaaaagtctggagctcggatgggaagttctaccgcagccaccgtacagcccggacctggcccccaacgactaccacctctttcGATCGCTttagcatcacctggaagagaagcgctacgatgatcctgaccacctcgaaaatgaccttcggccttcttcgcctccaagtcgccggagttctacgcaAAAAGAATCCATGATCTTGTGAGActttggcagaaggttgtcgatgttggcgggttatttcgtcgaataataaagtGTTGTTGAAAAGTTgtgttattttgaaattttgccgtatttccgcagatactttccgaacactcTAATAGTATAAGCTGCACCAGCTCATTATTGTGGTATGGATCCCCAACTGGCGTGCTACTTAGTATGAAGATGAACTCTTCATTCATGCGCACCACAAAAACCAATAGCACACTCAAGAACGAAAGAGGAAGAGGATAGAGTGTATAGCTTATCAGACCGCTTCGGTTAACATATTCGGTTTCAATTCAGGGTCCTTTTAGGTTTGTGAGCGTTTCTGCGACAAATACCGATGAGGGGAGGGGGTGCAACCACTGCATCCAGCACGTGTATCCTTTTTTGACAAGCTTGGTGGCATACAACGCTGTACTCGGTACGATGAATGGCGTGTTTGGCCCAGCGCGGTTTTGAACAATCGACCATGCCGTTACAGCCGAGTCTCTTTACCAACTATGCTACACCTACTTGGATAGTAAATACGTTTCATGAAGTCTAAGTTCAGCAGCtatataataagtaaataacatTCCAGCGTATAATGTACATTGATAAACTGCACATGTCATACAGTTTAGTGGCTGCTTGCAAAGCTATCAGGTCGGAAAACAATCGATTTGATCGTTCTTCCGCGTGTGAACCCATCTTGTTCGTAACATGTATCACCTTCATCACAAAGTAAGCTGGATAATTTCATGTCGAACGAATTTCTGTTGAACAAATCGCCTCGAGTAGGTCGCATATGTAAATGATGATTTATAGAGGTGGTATGTACGGTGGCCTCGTAGAACACTGCTCCACGGATTGTGGGCACACTCTGATTAGAATAGTCTTGAAAAATTCTATCCAAAATAGAAGATTTCAGCTTCTCATTTCCAACAAAGCTGACGATTTTGGAGACTCTGTGGCCGAACAAAGAGTTCGAATTGTGGACTATAACTACGGGTATGGCTGCGCAGATTTCCCCGTaaatgtcctgaaaaacggcgtaagAAACGGTACTTGTTTCTACGAGGTGCGCGAAAGCCCGTC is part of the Necator americanus strain Aroian chromosome V, whole genome shotgun sequence genome and encodes:
- a CDS encoding hypothetical protein (NECATOR_CHRV.G18857.T1); amino-acid sequence: MTNWSFTSTTPTNVRGALADPFVKGEIHEKKVMLSVWRGVHGCYRFELLPDNTTATAEVYCAQLQRLADKIRKEHPKLDNVRLLHAPSHREEDFPEKSGARMGSSTAATVQPGPGPQRLPPLSIALASPGREALR